The following DNA comes from bacterium.
GTGATGATAGCAATGTCTCTAATAAATAATCCATCACTTCTTTTAGCAGATGAACCAACCACATCTCTTGATGTTACAACAGCATACGGGATAATAGAACTTTTAAAAGTACTTAAGGAAAGATATGGTCTTTCCCTTCTGTTTATTACACATGATATATCACTTGCCGTTGATTTTGTAGATAGAATTGCAGTGATGTATGCAGGAATGATAGTGGAAATATCAGGTGCAGAAAATATTATAAAGTCCCCACTCCATCCGTATACAGAGATGCTTATTTCCTGTCTTCCTGAAAGATACAATAGAGGTGAAAGGATAAAAACAATAGAGGGCAATGTTCCTGATTTTTATAATCTTCCTTCTGGTTGTGCATTTCATCCGAGATGCCCTTATGCTATGGATATATGTAGAAAGAGTGAACCATCAGTAATAAAAAAAGATGGAGTTTTTGTGAGGTGTTTCAGATATGGAGATAATGTGGAAACTGGACAGGGTAAGTAAGAGATACCATATAAGGAAAGGATATGATATCTTGGCACTGGATGATGTATCTCTTGAGATATATAAAGGAGAGACATTTGGTGTTATAGGAGAGAGTGGAAGTGGTAAAACAACTCTCGGTAAAGTAATGGCAGGGCTTATTGAACTAACAGAAGGGACGATATATTTTAGAGACAGGGATATTACGGACTTAAAAGGTAAGAAACTTTTAGAATTAAGGAAGGAATGTCAGATTGTATTTCAGGACCCTTACAGGTCATTAAACCCGAGGAGAAGGGTGGCAGATGCAGTAGCGGAAGGTATAAGAGATATGGATAAGGTAGAAAAGAGGGAGAGGGTAAGGGAGTTATTAGGTATGGTGGGGATTGAGCAGGACAGGATTTATAACTTCCCACACCAGTTCAGTGGAGGAGAAAGGCAGAGGATTGCTATTGCGAGGGCACTTTCAACATCTCCATCATTTATTATATGTGATGAACCGACCTCAAATTTAGACCTTTCTGTACAGGCGAAAATACTTAACCTTTTTGTGGACTTGAAAGAGAGATTGAACCTGACATATATGTTTATATCTCATAATATAAAGGTGATAAACTTTATTGCCGATAGGGTTGCTGTGATGTATAGAGGAAAAGTTGTAGAATATGGGATCAGGGATGATGTTATGAAGAAGCCGTTGCATCC
Coding sequences within:
- a CDS encoding ABC transporter ATP-binding protein, producing the protein MEIMWKLDRVSKRYHIRKGYDILALDDVSLEIYKGETFGVIGESGSGKTTLGKVMAGLIELTEGTIYFRDRDITDLKGKKLLELRKECQIVFQDPYRSLNPRRRVADAVAEGIRDMDKVEKRERVRELLGMVGIEQDRIYNFPHQFSGGERQRIAIARALSTSPSFIICDEPTSNLDLSVQAKILNLFVDLKERLNLTYMFISHNIKVINFIADRVAVMYRGKVVEYGIRDDVMKKPLHPYTDILISSSFLKKVNISEGRRIQEQSGCVFYHRCTYRKDRCFKLVPELKEKGSGHYVACFER
- a CDS encoding ABC transporter ATP-binding protein, translated to MGKILDIKELKVVLKKDIYGKEVEILRGVEFAIEEKESVALVGESGSGKTLTARAIMGLLPENMYIRSGSIILCGNDIVGMSEEELRSIRGSKAGMIFQEPSSYLNPVFTAGSQIFEAIKDRGLSTEEKKTRCMNALRNVGLSEDIYYRYPHQLSGGQQQRVMIAMSLINNPSLLLADEPTTSLDVTTAYGIIELLKVLKERYGLSLLFITHDISLAVDFVDRIAVMYAGMIVEISGAENIIKSPLHPYTEMLISCLPERYNRGERIKTIEGNVPDFYNLPSGCAFHPRCPYAMDICRKSEPSVIKKDGVFVRCFRYGDNVETGQGK